The genomic interval ATAGTCTACATGCAAACTCAATTATATCTGATAATCGCTCGGATCATTTCACAATACGGACCCACCAGCGTTTGTCTCATTTAAGCGTTGCCGTCCCAGTTGGCCTTTCGCAAAATTACGTTATAACTGTTACCTTGAAAGATGTTGCCTGGGGTCGAATTCAAAGCGTCGTGTCTGACATCTCATTTTCATGCGCAAACCCTTCATTAACCCCGCGGTCTCGCACCAAAATCAAGACGTGCACTCGAACAACGCGAATTGCATTAGAGAGATGGATGGGACCAAAagatattggaaaaaaaaaaaaaggatttcgtTGCAGCAGACATTTCGCAATCCTCACGTTACGTTCGTCTATTGATAATCAgattaaacatgtaaaaaaataaaaaataaaaaaaattagcttaTCAGATGTCTTAAATTTATGGGTTGATTGCAAAGTATGTCAATGACGCACTGCAACAAAAATGCTAACATTAAAATAGAATGTCCGCTTTCTTCTCGCGCCATAATTCAAATTAGTAAGACGATAAAAACGGAGTAACGCGATTTGATAGAACTAGCTCTAAAGCAACAGATACCAGAAGCGTTATAATTTTCGCTCGCGGGACCGTGTTTTCTCTCTgtcattcataaatttttaagcGAATACAGATCTTTAGTGTTAAAGGCGGTTTGCAAGAGAATAGCCTCACTGCACCTGCcgctgtccgtggtgctgaaaGCGCTTTACATAATGTGAACGTGAAAGCTTTCTTCACAGGAATCTGGCTTGGTCTGGATATCATTATACTGCTAATGGTGATTTTATTTATAAACATAGTATTGATACTGATGGTAGCCTATGATTTGCGTTGCTGGACTTGTACTACATCTCTGAGAACATCCAGATTATTGAGATCATATTTAAATTTAACTGGGCTTATTATTGGTTATTGATGATGCAATTTGATATTACTGTTCATAGTGCTGTACTGTGCATTGAAGACGTCCAATTAAACAGTGCAAGTTGACATCTTGGACTTGTAACCGCAACATCTGCACAACCAGCAACATTTGTCTGGGATCTTACAAAGGAAGGACATCATATCATTAACATTTACACAGTACAAACCAATTCTGTGAGCTAGACATAGCTCATACATAGTCCGACCTATACATCGCTTGATGTCCTTGGCCGCAAGGAGAAGTTGGACGGAACACATCCGCAGCAGGCTAGCCACAGGGATTTCTGGATGTCCGGGTTTCTGTAAGCATATATGATTGGGTTTATGACTGAGTTACATGTTGCTGGCAGCACCGTTGCATACGTGTAGATCATTGGGTAGCTGGAGTCTGCCACAATTGAATACATGGCGAAGGGCATCCAGCATGCGGCAAAGGTGCAGAGGATGACTGAGAGTGTGGATACACCTTTTGTGGTGGAAATAGCCATAAACTGGTGCTGAACAGCAATCTGCTGTGCGTGGCGGAAGGCAATCTTACAGATTTGCAGGTAAAGCTGCATTATGAGGGCAAACACTAGCAAGAACGTCACAGCGAGCAACACAGCATTGTTCTTGGTGACTGGCCGACAAATACTGCAGCTGGCCTCATCTTCTAGGCAGTTCCAGCCGAACAGTGGCAGTAGGCCTAGGATGATGCCCACCAACCAAATGAGAACCACCATTACATAGGTGTATGTCACTGTGCGCTCTGTGTGGTAGGT from Myxocyprinus asiaticus isolate MX2 ecotype Aquarium Trade chromosome 1, UBuf_Myxa_2, whole genome shotgun sequence carries:
- the LOC127440951 gene encoding G-protein coupled receptor 12-like, whose amino-acid sequence is MIHSLAAAMSNQLQNSSSLSTAGTWNLLDVRNSSLVRTAELRPIPVSPWDIALCVTGTLISCENAIVIAILFYTPTLRSPMFILIGSLAFADLLAGLGLILNFVFIYMLNTEIVTLISVGLLIAAFSASVLNILAITVDRYLSLYNALTYHTERTVTYTYVMVVLIWLVGIILGLLPLFGWNCLEDEASCSICRPVTKNNAVLLAVTFLLVFALIMQLYLQICKIAFRHAQQIAVQHQFMAISTTKGVSTLSVILCTFAACWMPFAMYSIVADSSYPMIYTYATVLPATCNSVINPIIYAYRNPDIQKSLWLACCGCVPSNFSLRPRTSSDV